In Sphingobacterium zeae, one genomic interval encodes:
- a CDS encoding DNA polymerase III subunit gamma/tau — protein MDNFIVSARKYRPITFDSVVGQQHITGTLKNAIHNNQLAQAFLFCGPRGVGKTTCARILAKTINCENILEGTEPCGECDSCKSFQNGNSFSIHELDAASNNSVDDIRNLIEQVRIPPQAGKYKIYIIDEVHMLSQAAFNAFLKTLEEPPSYAIFILATTEKHKILPTILSRCQIFDFNRIKVEDMANHLASIADRESIAYDQDGLHIIAQKADGGLRDALSMFDQIVSFSNKNVTYQAVIDNLNILDYDYYFKLTDAILTEDAAQSLLLFNEILNHGFDGSHFVAGLSSHFRNLLVAKEPSTLKLLEVSDSIRQKYMQQAQKASPGFLLSALNISNQCEINYKTSKNQRLQVELSLLKTCHIAHAIKLSQLGSVQMSSASEEVKKKLPEPIAAQPKQGASAVVTPPIISSSNVPVIEKQVAPPPPQATPVNYQASDAKAEPKKDPVSNVPPKVKKGGWGASASAIIPSLPDLNTIYDNNAVAKEGDEPELIRGSEQREVSFGQFIAVWNSYAEQLKAENKINLYTMMTAMQPRLNGVLIEIDVENGVQMDVLQSAKVDVLNYLRVKLQNFSLDLKGVMMEHTISRKPYTSQEKYQAMVNKNPLLDTLRKEFNLGLS, from the coding sequence ATGGATAATTTTATTGTTTCTGCACGTAAATACCGCCCGATTACCTTTGATTCGGTTGTAGGTCAGCAACACATTACGGGTACCTTAAAGAATGCGATACACAACAACCAGTTGGCGCAGGCATTTTTGTTTTGTGGTCCTCGTGGTGTGGGTAAAACTACCTGTGCACGCATTTTAGCTAAAACAATAAATTGTGAAAATATCTTAGAGGGTACTGAGCCATGTGGCGAATGCGACAGCTGTAAATCTTTCCAAAACGGTAATTCATTTAGTATTCATGAACTGGATGCAGCATCGAATAACTCGGTCGATGATATCCGTAATCTTATTGAGCAAGTGCGGATACCTCCACAGGCAGGAAAATATAAAATCTATATCATAGATGAGGTCCATATGTTGTCTCAGGCGGCTTTCAATGCATTTTTGAAGACCCTCGAGGAACCGCCTTCTTATGCAATATTTATTCTGGCAACGACAGAGAAACATAAGATTTTACCGACGATACTTTCGCGTTGTCAGATTTTCGATTTTAACCGAATCAAAGTGGAAGATATGGCTAACCATTTGGCTAGTATCGCAGATCGGGAAAGTATCGCTTATGATCAGGATGGATTGCATATCATTGCACAAAAGGCAGACGGTGGGCTTCGAGATGCGCTGTCGATGTTTGATCAGATCGTCAGCTTCTCCAATAAAAATGTCACCTACCAAGCTGTCATTGATAATCTAAATATTTTAGATTACGACTATTATTTCAAGTTAACAGATGCTATTTTAACCGAAGACGCAGCACAATCCTTACTGCTTTTCAATGAAATTTTGAACCACGGATTTGATGGCAGTCATTTCGTTGCAGGTCTGTCATCGCATTTCAGAAACTTGCTCGTTGCCAAAGAACCGTCAACTTTAAAATTGCTAGAAGTTAGTGATAGTATTCGTCAAAAATATATGCAGCAAGCTCAAAAGGCTTCTCCGGGATTTTTGTTATCAGCATTGAATATTTCCAATCAATGTGAAATCAACTATAAGACGAGTAAAAATCAACGTTTACAGGTCGAACTTTCACTTCTCAAGACCTGCCATATAGCACATGCGATCAAATTGAGCCAGCTTGGATCCGTCCAGATGTCTTCGGCCAGCGAGGAAGTAAAAAAAAAACTTCCTGAGCCAATAGCAGCACAGCCAAAACAAGGGGCTTCGGCTGTCGTTACACCACCGATAATTTCATCAAGCAATGTTCCTGTTATTGAAAAACAGGTTGCGCCGCCACCTCCACAAGCTACCCCTGTAAATTATCAGGCTTCGGACGCAAAGGCCGAACCGAAAAAGGATCCTGTTTCGAATGTGCCTCCCAAAGTGAAAAAAGGAGGGTGGGGGGCTTCCGCTTCGGCAATTATTCCTTCTTTGCCCGACTTGAATACCATATACGATAACAATGCGGTTGCCAAAGAAGGGGATGAACCAGAATTGATACGTGGGAGCGAACAACGTGAGGTTTCATTCGGTCAATTTATTGCGGTTTGGAACAGTTATGCTGAACAACTTAAAGCAGAAAACAAGATTAACCTGTACACCATGATGACGGCCATGCAACCCCGATTAAATGGTGTATTGATTGAAATTGATGTTGAAAATGGAGTTCAGATGGATGTATTGCAAAGTGCAAAGGTTGATGTGCTGAATTATCTGCGCGTGAAGCTCCAGAATTTTTCGTTAGATCTAAAGGGGGTGATGATGGAGCACACTATTTCGCGCAAACCCTATACCTCACAGGAGAAGTATCAAGCCATGGTCAATAAAAACCCACTATTGGATACGTTGCGGAAGGAGTTTAACTTGGGGCTAAGCTAA
- a CDS encoding AMP-dependent synthetase/ligase, producing MPTATRLFDLAYLQYDIAPDFPMFSFKKDNKWVKLSNTEFIEQVNQTSKGLIALGVQPGEKVALISENRVEWNILDFAIQQIGAVIVAIYPNISTLDYTYIFNHAEIKTCIVSSKELYTKILTIKDDCPQLNAIYSFEKEDDLNHWKDFVASGEIITDETLNQLRDHIKPDALASIIYTSGTTGNPKGVMLSHKNLLADTYSSEYSFPVQRGDRALSFLPVCHAYERVFQYVYMYKGLTIFFAQSMDTIGEDFKSVKPHIFSAVPRVLEKVYEKIMATGEQLTGIKRKLFFWSINLGEKYKLEGRSWWYDLQLKIARKLVFSKWRKVFGDDIKGIASGSAALQQRLIRLYMAAGIPIYEGYGLTEAGPCIAVNCYRRGMKIGTVGLPLIHIEIKLAPDGEILTKGENNMISYYKNPEATAEAIKDGWLYTGDIGEWVDGKFLKIIDRKKEMFKTSGGKYIVPQQIESKLVESPFIEQAMVLGEGRKFPAALIFSNYKNLLEWSKTAFPTLADLSRRDFLDSPELKQKIESELNRINKNFGNWEQIKKFAIIPNEMTIETGELTPTLKMKRKVILQKYEREIEQIYQI from the coding sequence ATGCCAACAGCAACGAGATTATTTGATTTAGCATATCTTCAATATGATATTGCACCAGACTTTCCGATGTTTTCATTTAAAAAAGATAACAAATGGGTAAAACTGAGCAATACTGAATTTATTGAGCAAGTTAACCAGACATCGAAAGGTCTGATCGCACTAGGGGTGCAACCTGGCGAAAAGGTGGCCTTGATTAGTGAAAACCGTGTCGAATGGAATATACTTGACTTTGCTATCCAACAAATTGGCGCTGTTATTGTCGCGATTTACCCCAATATTTCGACGTTGGATTATACCTATATTTTCAATCATGCCGAAATTAAAACCTGCATTGTCAGTTCAAAAGAACTCTATACAAAAATATTAACGATAAAAGATGATTGTCCTCAATTAAATGCGATCTACAGCTTCGAAAAAGAAGATGATCTCAACCATTGGAAGGATTTCGTTGCAAGTGGGGAGATTATTACAGATGAAACGCTAAACCAGCTACGTGATCATATAAAACCCGATGCCTTGGCGTCCATCATTTATACCTCTGGAACAACAGGAAACCCAAAAGGCGTTATGTTGTCTCATAAAAATTTATTGGCAGATACTTATAGTAGCGAATATTCCTTTCCTGTCCAACGTGGCGACCGGGCACTCTCCTTTCTTCCAGTTTGCCATGCCTATGAGCGCGTGTTCCAATATGTGTATATGTACAAAGGCTTGACAATCTTCTTTGCTCAATCCATGGATACAATAGGTGAAGACTTTAAATCTGTAAAGCCGCATATTTTCTCTGCTGTTCCTCGGGTTTTGGAGAAAGTTTATGAAAAGATTATGGCAACGGGAGAACAGCTAACAGGGATTAAGCGGAAACTATTCTTCTGGTCTATAAACCTCGGCGAAAAATACAAACTCGAGGGGCGCTCATGGTGGTATGATCTTCAGTTGAAAATTGCCCGTAAATTAGTTTTTTCAAAATGGCGCAAGGTCTTCGGTGATGATATCAAGGGAATTGCTTCTGGAAGCGCTGCACTACAGCAAAGGTTAATCCGTCTATACATGGCTGCAGGAATTCCGATCTATGAAGGCTATGGTCTTACTGAAGCCGGACCATGTATCGCCGTAAACTGTTATAGAAGAGGTATGAAAATTGGAACAGTTGGCTTGCCATTAATTCATATCGAAATTAAGCTTGCGCCCGATGGTGAAATATTGACGAAAGGAGAAAATAATATGATCAGTTATTATAAAAATCCGGAGGCTACAGCAGAAGCAATTAAAGATGGTTGGTTGTACACAGGAGACATTGGCGAATGGGTAGATGGCAAATTCCTTAAAATTATCGATCGAAAGAAAGAGATGTTCAAGACCTCTGGAGGAAAATATATTGTTCCTCAGCAGATTGAATCGAAGCTGGTAGAATCTCCATTTATCGAACAGGCCATGGTACTTGGAGAAGGCCGTAAGTTTCCTGCAGCTTTGATTTTTTCCAACTATAAAAATCTCTTAGAATGGTCGAAAACAGCATTTCCCACCCTGGCAGATCTTTCTAGACGAGATTTTCTAGACAGCCCTGAACTGAAGCAGAAAATTGAGTCGGAACTAAACCGTATCAATAAAAATTTTGGAAACTGGGAACAAATCAAAAAATTTGCCATCATCCCTAATGAAATGACGATTGAGACCGGTGAATTGACCCCTACTTTAAAGATGAAAAGAAAAGTTATCCTACAAAAATACGAACGAGAGATCGAGCAAATTTATCAAATCTAG
- the rlmB gene encoding 23S rRNA (guanosine(2251)-2'-O)-methyltransferase RlmB: MQGNFQRRDRDHGERREVNQMVFGIRAVMEAIDSGKEIESLFIQRGLSGSLILELKALLKEHNIAFQQVPIEKLNRITRKNHQGVIAVISPITYHDIEDLLPQIYEKGETPLLLMLDGVTDVRNLGAIARTAECSGVHAIIVPKKGSAEVNPDAIKTSAGALYKIPVCRHDSLSKVGKFLIDSGVQLVASTEKTTTSIYDVDYTAPTCVIMGAEDIGVSNDLIRIADNLAKIPMYGEISSLNVSVSAAVVIYEAIRQRIVKE; this comes from the coding sequence ATGCAAGGAAATTTTCAGAGACGTGATCGCGACCACGGCGAAAGACGTGAGGTGAATCAGATGGTATTTGGTATTCGTGCTGTGATGGAAGCAATAGATAGCGGTAAAGAGATCGAGTCATTGTTTATACAGCGTGGTTTGAGTGGTAGTTTGATTCTAGAATTGAAAGCCTTGCTAAAAGAGCATAATATCGCTTTTCAACAGGTGCCGATCGAGAAGTTAAACCGGATAACACGTAAAAACCATCAAGGTGTAATCGCGGTCATTTCGCCAATCACCTATCACGATATTGAAGATCTTCTACCACAGATTTATGAAAAGGGTGAAACACCTTTACTTTTGATGTTGGATGGAGTAACAGACGTGCGTAATTTAGGCGCTATCGCGCGGACAGCTGAATGTTCGGGTGTTCATGCGATCATTGTTCCCAAAAAAGGCTCTGCTGAAGTTAATCCTGACGCGATAAAAACATCTGCGGGCGCACTTTATAAAATCCCTGTTTGCCGCCACGATAGCCTTTCAAAAGTAGGTAAATTTTTGATTGATTCTGGTGTACAGTTAGTCGCTAGTACAGAGAAAACAACGACGAGTATATACGATGTCGATTATACGGCCCCTACCTGTGTGATTATGGGGGCGGAGGATATCGGTGTATCCAATGACCTAATCCGTATTGCGGACAACCTTGCCAAGATTCCAATGTATGGTGAAATCAGTTCATTAAATGTATCAGTTTCTGCGGCAGTTGTGATCTACGAAGCAATTCGCCAACGGATTGTTAAAGAGTAG
- a CDS encoding DEAD/DEAH box helicase, producing MNPFLELGIREEVVNAISELGFEKPSEIQEKAIPVLLTGNDDFVGLAQTGTGKTAAFGLPLLEQLDFSQKHPQALILCPTRELCLQISKDLEKFAKYVNNVHVVAVYGGANISDQLRQIRRGVQIVVATPGRMLDIIGRNAIDFSNVKYVVLDEADEMLNMGFKEDINNILSETPDEKKTWLFSATMPSEVRRIAKNYMTDPVELTVGTKNTGNANIEHHYYLIKAKDKYAAFKRIVDSNPDIFGIVFCRTKIETQDIAEALIKDGYNADSLHGDLSQQQRDKVMKRYRDRSLQLLIATDVAARGIDVSDVTHVINFSLPDETENYTHRSGRTARAGKTGISLSLVNVKELSKIRHLEKIIGKPFEKKQVPQGAEVCEKQLFSIVKKIENVEVNDEQISPFLPAIMENLESLSKEDIIKRFASLEFNRFLDYYKNAPDLNIEARDGSREDRGDRRDGRSREGSKGYTRLFMNLGSVDEFSRGDMLGFICNNANISGKSIGKIDLKGVFTFFEVQDAEVEKVFQGFQNVDYNGRQVRIEVSGEGKSEGRGGRSRGGERGGRREGGYRGGDRGGRREGGYGGGERSGRREGGFSGERRERSSNNGGGFRDFSGKRKESKSKY from the coding sequence ATGAACCCATTTTTAGAACTGGGAATCCGTGAGGAAGTTGTTAATGCCATCTCAGAATTAGGTTTCGAAAAACCTTCTGAAATTCAGGAAAAAGCCATTCCTGTTTTATTGACTGGTAACGACGATTTTGTCGGATTAGCCCAAACTGGCACAGGAAAGACCGCGGCATTTGGTCTTCCATTATTAGAGCAATTAGACTTTTCTCAAAAACACCCACAGGCATTAATCCTTTGCCCTACTCGGGAATTATGTTTACAAATCTCAAAAGATTTAGAAAAATTTGCTAAATACGTTAACAACGTACATGTTGTTGCTGTATATGGAGGTGCAAATATCTCAGACCAGCTACGTCAAATTAGACGTGGAGTGCAAATTGTAGTTGCGACCCCAGGTCGTATGTTGGATATCATTGGCAGAAATGCAATTGATTTCTCAAATGTAAAGTATGTTGTATTAGATGAAGCGGATGAGATGCTCAATATGGGCTTCAAAGAAGACATCAACAACATTTTGTCAGAAACTCCTGACGAGAAAAAAACTTGGTTATTTTCGGCAACGATGCCTTCTGAAGTGCGTCGTATCGCAAAGAATTATATGACCGACCCTGTTGAGCTTACTGTAGGTACAAAAAATACAGGTAATGCCAACATTGAACACCATTACTATTTGATCAAAGCAAAAGATAAATATGCGGCGTTCAAACGTATTGTAGATTCAAATCCTGATATCTTTGGTATCGTATTTTGTCGTACAAAAATCGAGACGCAAGATATTGCTGAAGCGTTGATCAAAGATGGTTACAATGCAGATTCATTGCATGGTGATTTATCCCAACAACAACGTGATAAAGTAATGAAACGTTACCGTGACCGTAGTTTACAATTGTTGATCGCAACAGACGTAGCTGCTCGTGGTATTGATGTAAGTGACGTAACGCACGTAATCAACTTCTCGTTACCAGATGAAACAGAAAACTATACACACCGTTCAGGCCGTACAGCTCGTGCAGGTAAAACTGGTATTTCACTTTCTTTGGTAAACGTAAAAGAACTAAGCAAAATCCGTCATCTTGAAAAGATCATTGGTAAGCCTTTTGAGAAAAAGCAAGTCCCTCAAGGTGCTGAAGTTTGCGAAAAACAATTATTTTCGATCGTTAAAAAGATTGAAAATGTTGAAGTGAACGATGAACAAATCAGCCCATTCTTGCCAGCAATTATGGAAAATTTGGAATCTCTTTCCAAAGAAGATATCATCAAAAGATTTGCTTCTCTTGAGTTCAACCGTTTCTTGGATTATTACAAAAACGCCCCAGATTTAAATATCGAAGCGCGCGACGGTTCTCGTGAAGACCGCGGTGATAGACGTGATGGTCGCTCTCGTGAAGGTTCAAAAGGTTACACACGTTTATTCATGAACTTAGGCTCAGTAGATGAATTCTCTCGTGGAGACATGTTGGGCTTTATCTGTAACAATGCGAACATTTCAGGAAAATCTATTGGTAAAATTGATTTAAAGGGTGTATTTACATTCTTTGAAGTTCAAGATGCTGAGGTTGAGAAAGTATTCCAAGGATTCCAGAACGTAGATTACAACGGTCGTCAAGTACGCATCGAAGTATCTGGGGAAGGAAAAAGTGAAGGCCGTGGCGGAAGAAGCCGTGGTGGTGAACGTGGCGGAAGACGTGAAGGTGGATATCGTGGCGGTGATCGCGGTGGAAGACGTGAAGGTGGCTATGGTGGCGGCGAGCGCAGCGGAAGACGTGAAGGCGGATTCAGCGGCGAGAGACGTGAGCGTAGCAGCAACAATGGCGGTGGCTTCCGTGATTTCTCTGGAAAACGTAAAGAATCAAAAAGTAAATACTAA